The genomic region ATGGTTTAACTCAAACAAAAATTCGGAGATATATAGATTTGATATTGCTCTCAAATGAAATTCAAAACCTCGTTATATTTGTCAGACATTGTCAGCCATATGCTTAAACCTCAGAAGAATACAATTTATACAAAGATACAACCATAAATAACTATTTGCTCTCAAATGGGGAAAGATACATAAAAAATAACATCATATTAAACATAGGAAGCAGCTAAGTTCGGATAAAACTTCTCACATGAAAGATTCAGGTTATTTCAAAAGTAGAATCGTTGTATAAAGCAAGCACTTCCCTAATTCTCTCTTAGAAACTCGAAGACGGGAACCTAGAGGGCAACAATGTTCACAAATTTCTTCTTGGCAAATGCCAGCCACCATTTATTCGGGGTGCCATTATGTCTGTAAGCGACACTCAGTAATCTCCCGCTTGTCTCTTCTCTTATCTGCTTCAGATAATTTCTGAATAATTCTGTTCAGGTGTGAGTGTTAGAATATTGGGCCAAATCCAATATATATGTTCCTAACATACTATTTACACGGGTTTATTTACGTCTTATAAAGTATAGGCAGACCGGGATTACATAAGTTTAGAGACCCATTGGGGCTTTATTGATGCATGATGCGCATATGACATAAAGCACTACAGTAGGTAAATAGGGTTTACTATTGCTCTTATAAATAGCTAGTGTCTGGCTCTCAAAATGTATCAAATGTTTGGAAAACCAAAGTAAAATCAGGTATGCGTGGGAATTTCATAAATCATAGTAATTCCAAGACATTTTCaatttgggattaaggctctgatgttgttgtcaGCTGACaaaaagatgattcatgtcagccgaccccaaatcattttgggattaaggctctgatgttgttgttgttgtatagtaATTCCAAGACAGTGGCGTTGGGAGGGGCTAGCAGATGAAAAATATAGGTTTATAGTAAAGATTTTCAATTTATTTTACCAACATTAATTGCCAGACAGTGGCAGAGTTGGAGGGTAATGCATTACCCCTATATAAGGTAATCgttcctccaccaccaccacttgTCATCAGTTACCACAACTTTCACACTTGATTTGACCACCATGACCTCAGTAATAGTTCTAATCAATCTAAACAAGAGTGTAGTCCCTGACTCTTGTCGTACCCTTTTAAGTGTATGTTATTCAGGATCAGTTGCAAGTACAGATGAGAATGCTTGTCACACACGGTTATTTTAGTGTTTTTTTTTGGAAAAGATTCATGTTATGACCTGAAATAATTGTGAAAATGATGTGGCAACATAAACCGACTGTTTAAAATTAGAAAGGAGCCTTAGACGGAAGCAAGGGCAGGGATTCACAGAAGTATCTATTATAGCCATGGACCACATAACTGAGTTCATAAGATATTACCTGCTTCCTGACGTGACTTaggaggggcaaagagtccaggAAAAGGGAAGCCCGACTCTCCAGGGATAGGAACATCCTCAAGACCCAAATTAATGATAGCCTTTGTACCTTCAGCCAATGTTCTGCAACCCTCGATTCGTTTCAAGGCTACATTGATATAGTATGTTAAATAGATAAGTAGCTTATCAGCAGAGCTTTTTATATCAAAGTTCCTGAAGAAGACATTGGCACGGAAAAAGGTGATGGTTTCATCAACGATATCAGCGGTCCCTGTACATGTTTGGAGAATGGATGTTAGATCCAAGGAAAAGAGAGAGGAGTTGTTCCGAGTTTGATAAAGGACGAAAGGAAGA from Silene latifolia isolate original U9 population chromosome 3, ASM4854445v1, whole genome shotgun sequence harbors:
- the LOC141647603 gene encoding actin-related protein 2/3 complex subunit 3 encodes the protein MVYHCSFVNEEGITKACGCPLLPLKTHIKGPAPVSDQGTADIVDETITFFRANVFFRNFDIKSSADKLLIYLTYYINVALKRIEGCRTLAEGTKAIINLGLEDVPIPGESGFPFPGLFAPPKSRQEAELFRNYLKQIREETSGRLLSVAYRHNGTPNKWWLAFAKKKFVNIVAL